The Paenibacillus sp. 481 DNA window CAATTCAAAAAAGAGTTCCCCTGCAGAACTGAATCATATGAAAAATGAAATTAAAATGCTGTTAGAAGAAAACAAGAGTGGTTCATCTCAAAGTCTTGACAGAATGAGTCCATACATGACTCAGAGTGATATTCAATTTATTCATAACATCATTGAATTAAAAAAAGCTAATCCTCAACTCAGTACAGAGGAATTATCCAATATTGTATTTCCGGTTCGTAGCGGGGTCGCAAGCTTACGCAGTATTAGTTCAGGCTGGGCTGCTTTAAACGCGGCTGAGAAGTCATTAGCTATTGAATATCCTGCTCAAGCTTTAATCGTTAACCTAGCAAAAACTAACACCGATAAAATTACCAGAGATCAATACCCAGGCTGGATAGATGGAGACAAAGGTAATGCATTTAGACATGCTTTATGGAATGCCATTATGTCTGTAACTATTGGCAAAGATTTGGCGGAAAAGTTTGCAACAGCTCATGAAAATAACGGTTTAACAATTGTTCAACAATTAGCACAATCCTGGCATGGATTTAATGGTATAGAA harbors:
- a CDS encoding DUF6973 domain-containing protein, whose amino-acid sequence is MKKTLLFKTTLLSVLSFSLLLPGASFANAYGTIDGGTAYASFNSNSKKSSPAELNHMKNEIKMLLEENKSGSSQSLDRMSPYMTQSDIQFIHNIIELKKANPQLSTEELSNIVFPVRSGVASLRSISSGWAALNAAEKSLAIEYPAQALIVNLAKTNTDKITRDQYPGWIDGDKGNAFRHALWNAIMSVTIGKDLAEKFATAHENNGLTIVQQLAQSWHGFNGIEHKSMDMHNNLKGRDCVKTSEFLSSVTNTELAKRVQKKIDNNELIILVK